GCATTTTGATATTTACATTAAAGTTCTTCTTGCTATCGCTCTCCCCAAAAGAGGAACCTATTTATGAAAAAGCAATTAGGGGCATTTGGGTTTCAGCCCCGACCCGCAAGCGCGACCCACTTCGTGGGTGCCCCGCCGCCGCTGATAGCCGAAGTAACGCAGAGCCACTTCCCTTTTTCAAAAAATCCCCTTTGAGTTACATAAAGCTTCCGCCTTTCGTTCATCCGCATCCCGATAACCAAAATGGAGCGAAGCGACATTTTGGTTATCGTTCTGATGAAAAAGAAGTTTTGCGAAGCAAAATTTGGACGAAGTGAAACGAAGTCTTTTACATCGTGTTATACGCTGTGCCGTGCCTATTTTACCATATAATCTTTACCCCAATCTCATTTAGAGATTTATCCCGACTTATTAGAGGAAGATCTAAATGCATCGAGGTAGCAACTATTAATCTATCCCAAGGATCTGCAACTATCTCTCTTGGGATCATTCTACTTTTCCTAATTATTGGTAAACATATTGGTTCTATCTGATAATTTCTTGAAGAAGATATCATCATAAGAAGGTCGTCAAATTTAACGGTAATCTTTTTCTTTTCAATAAGATAAAGCAACTCAAAGAAGAAAATACATGGAATGACAATATTTTCTTCACTCAAAATTCTTCTTGCCTCTTGAGAAAGTTTAG
This genomic window from bacterium contains:
- a CDS encoding type II toxin-antitoxin system VapC family toxin; translated protein: MKYVTDTHTLIWHMTDNPKLSQEARRILSEENIVIPCIFFFELLYLIEKKKITVKFDDLLMMISSSRNYQIEPICLPIIRKSRMIPREIVADPWDRLIVATSMHLDLPLISRDKSLNEIGVKIIW